A single genomic interval of Anaerolineales bacterium harbors:
- a CDS encoding response regulator transcription factor, whose amino-acid sequence MKRILVIEDDLGIVKLVREYLERAGYEALAASDGAAGLARAVSDSPDLVVLDLGLPGMDGLDVARELRRRSQVPLIMLTARGEEADRIVGLELGADDYVVKPFSPKELVARVRSVLRRVDASGNAAAEQVHRALDVSLDISRMRTLRGDQVIDLTAAEFQLLLVLVRQPGRIFTRAQLLEALHGVAFESYERAIDTHIKNLRRKLEPDPHQPRYVLTVYGVGYRFADE is encoded by the coding sequence ATGAAACGGATCCTGGTGATCGAAGACGATCTCGGTATCGTCAAGTTGGTGCGCGAGTACCTGGAGCGGGCCGGATATGAGGCCCTCGCCGCCAGCGATGGCGCAGCCGGTCTGGCCCGCGCCGTCTCCGACAGCCCGGACCTGGTTGTGCTCGATCTCGGTCTGCCGGGCATGGACGGGCTGGACGTAGCGCGCGAGCTGCGGCGGCGATCGCAGGTCCCGCTGATCATGTTGACCGCCCGCGGCGAGGAAGCCGATCGGATTGTCGGGCTGGAGCTCGGGGCGGATGACTACGTGGTCAAGCCCTTCAGCCCGAAGGAGCTGGTGGCGCGGGTCCGAAGTGTGCTGCGCCGAGTCGATGCGTCGGGCAACGCGGCCGCGGAACAGGTCCACCGCGCCCTGGATGTCAGCCTGGACATCTCCCGGATGCGAACCCTGCGCGGCGATCAGGTGATTGACCTGACGGCCGCCGAATTCCAGCTGCTGCTCGTGCTGGTCCGGCAACCCGGCCGAATCTTCACCCGCGCCCAGCTGCTTGAAGCGCTCCACGGCGTGGCCTTCGAGTCATATGAACGGGCCATCGACACCCATATCAAGAACCTGCGCCGCAAACTAGAGCCCGACCCCCATCAGCCCCGCTATGTGCTGACCGTGTACGGTGTGGGCTACCGGTTCGCCGACGAATGA
- a CDS encoding HAMP domain-containing histidine kinase has translation MRHGRHPRHRPGWWPENEPWPPAHRRRPNDLQRMPRAFFWRLAGLLVFLTLLAGFGCVLATGALSVAQGWLQAPTQAVPIWSVCGASLLLAGLATAAIGMRRLLLPLRDLADAVSQVESGNLNARVVAGGPGELRALAHAFNRMTARLQRTEQQRRNLLADIHHELQTPLTVLQGNLEAMLDGVYPADEAHLSALMEETRLLSRLVDDMRVLSDLESGVLRLHREPTDLVRLVEELRVLFGPQARQRRVDLVVTTAAQLPPADVDPVRVQQVLANLLSNALRHALEGGEIRLSLQAAENGWIPLQVGDTGVGIAPGDIDHVFDRAYRSTDSGGRGLGLTIAKSLVEAHGGEISVESVPGRGTTVRFTLPVKGDD, from the coding sequence ATGAGGCACGGGCGCCATCCCCGCCACCGTCCCGGATGGTGGCCGGAGAATGAACCCTGGCCGCCGGCACACCGCCGCCGGCCGAACGACCTGCAACGCATGCCCCGGGCGTTCTTCTGGCGCCTGGCCGGTTTGTTGGTCTTTCTCACCCTGCTCGCAGGGTTTGGCTGCGTCCTGGCGACGGGAGCGCTCTCGGTTGCCCAGGGATGGCTGCAAGCCCCGACCCAGGCCGTGCCGATCTGGAGTGTGTGCGGCGCCAGCTTGCTGCTGGCAGGGCTGGCCACAGCCGCCATCGGGATGCGCCGGCTGCTGCTTCCGCTGCGAGACTTGGCCGATGCCGTGAGCCAGGTCGAGAGCGGGAATCTGAACGCCCGGGTGGTGGCCGGCGGGCCGGGCGAACTCCGGGCCTTGGCCCACGCCTTCAATCGCATGACGGCCCGGCTGCAGCGCACGGAACAGCAGCGCCGCAACCTGCTGGCCGACATCCATCACGAACTGCAGACGCCCCTGACGGTCCTGCAGGGCAACCTGGAGGCCATGTTGGACGGCGTGTACCCGGCCGATGAGGCCCATCTCTCGGCGCTGATGGAGGAAACCCGGCTGCTGTCGCGGCTGGTGGACGACATGCGAGTCTTGTCTGACCTGGAAAGCGGCGTGTTGCGCCTGCACCGGGAACCCACCGACCTGGTTCGCCTGGTGGAGGAGCTGCGGGTATTGTTCGGCCCTCAGGCCCGGCAGCGCCGAGTCGATCTGGTGGTGACCACCGCCGCACAGCTGCCGCCGGCAGACGTCGACCCGGTCCGCGTGCAGCAGGTGCTGGCCAACCTGCTGTCCAACGCCCTGCGGCACGCGCTCGAGGGAGGAGAAATCCGGCTGTCGTTACAGGCGGCCGAGAACGGCTGGATCCCGCTGCAGGTGGGCGACACCGGTGTTGGGATCGCGCCGGGCGATATCGACCATGTTTTCGACCGCGCCTACCGCTCCACCGATTCCGGGGGCCGAGGCTTGGGGCTGACCATCGCCAAGAGCCTGGTCGAGGCCCACGGCGGCGAGATCTCCGTCGAAAGCGTGCCGGGACGCGGCACCACCGTCCGCTTCACTTTGCCGGTGAAGGGCGACGACTGA
- the gcvPB gene encoding aminomethyl-transferring glycine dehydrogenase subunit GcvPB: protein MPEPLIYELSSPGREGVTLPHPDVPAAALPRELMRRDLPLPELAEIDVVRHFVRLSQLNHAVDTGFYPLGSCTMKYNPKVNEDAARLAGFAFTHPLQDPETVQGNLALMYMLQDWLKEIGGFAGISLQPAAGAHGELTGILIIRAYHQARGDTKRTKILIPNSAHGTNPASTSMSGLQTVELPSDDRGNVDLQALRQACDDTVAGLMLTNPNTLGLFEEHVREVVDQIHSCGGLVYGDGANMNALLGVVRPGDLGFDVLHFNLHKTFSTPHGGGGPGSGPVGVRQHLVDFLPGPVVQIVEEEDEEQAPLYGLVMPAKTIGRVKAFHGHFGMHVRAFAYMRMQGKAGMRAISDHAVLNANYIRARLRDVYHVPYDRICMHEFVAEGRWDDAPGVRALDVAKRLMDFGFHPPTNYFPLIVHEALMIEPTETESKATLDAFIEVMRKIAEEAHADPETLQTAPHNTPFGRLDEIRAAKDLVLCCRPVEMDADP from the coding sequence ATGCCTGAGCCTTTGATCTACGAGCTCTCCTCCCCCGGCCGGGAGGGCGTCACGTTGCCTCACCCCGATGTCCCGGCGGCTGCGTTACCGAGGGAGTTGATGCGCCGCGACCTGCCGCTCCCCGAGCTGGCCGAGATCGACGTCGTCCGGCACTTCGTGCGCCTCTCTCAGCTCAACCATGCGGTTGATACCGGCTTCTACCCGCTCGGTTCCTGTACGATGAAGTACAACCCCAAGGTGAACGAGGATGCGGCCCGCTTGGCCGGCTTCGCCTTCACCCATCCGCTGCAGGATCCCGAGACCGTGCAAGGCAATCTGGCGCTGATGTACATGCTCCAGGATTGGCTGAAGGAGATCGGAGGCTTCGCCGGCATTAGCCTGCAGCCGGCCGCCGGCGCCCACGGAGAGCTCACCGGCATTCTGATCATTCGCGCCTACCATCAGGCGCGGGGCGACACCAAGCGCACGAAAATCCTGATCCCCAACTCAGCCCACGGCACCAACCCCGCCTCCACCTCGATGAGTGGGCTACAGACGGTTGAACTGCCATCGGACGATCGTGGCAACGTTGACCTTCAGGCCCTGCGTCAGGCGTGCGACGACACCGTCGCCGGGCTGATGCTGACCAACCCTAACACCCTCGGCCTGTTCGAGGAGCACGTGCGCGAGGTGGTAGATCAGATCCACAGCTGTGGTGGATTGGTCTATGGCGACGGCGCCAACATGAACGCCCTGCTGGGCGTGGTCCGTCCGGGAGACCTGGGTTTCGACGTCCTGCACTTCAACCTGCACAAGACGTTCTCGACGCCTCACGGCGGCGGCGGCCCGGGCTCCGGCCCGGTGGGGGTGCGCCAGCACTTGGTGGATTTCCTCCCCGGTCCGGTCGTGCAGATCGTCGAGGAGGAGGACGAGGAGCAAGCGCCGCTGTACGGGCTGGTCATGCCGGCGAAGACCATCGGACGGGTCAAAGCCTTCCATGGGCACTTCGGCATGCACGTCCGTGCCTTCGCCTACATGCGCATGCAGGGCAAGGCCGGCATGCGGGCGATCTCCGACCATGCGGTGCTGAACGCCAACTACATCCGCGCCCGGCTGCGGGACGTCTACCATGTCCCCTACGACCGGATCTGCATGCACGAATTCGTGGCCGAAGGACGTTGGGATGATGCCCCGGGTGTGCGCGCCCTGGATGTCGCCAAGCGGCTGATGGACTTTGGCTTCCATCCTCCGACGAACTACTTCCCCTTGATCGTCCACGAAGCGCTGATGATCGAGCCCACGGAGACCGAAAGCAAGGCCACCCTGGACGCCTTCATCGAGGTCATGCGCAAGATCGCCGAAGAGGCGCACGCCGATCCCGAGACGCTGCAGACCGCGCCCCACAACACGCCCTTCGGACGCCTGGACGAAATCCGGGCCGCCAAGGACCTGGTGCTGTGCTGTCGCCCGGTGGAGATGGACGCCGACCCATGA
- the gcvPA gene encoding aminomethyl-transferring glycine dehydrogenase subunit GcvPA, with protein sequence MAYIPHTDAERKEMLAAVGVRSLDDLYQAVPADVRFPDLDLPDSVSELEITQELQEMAEANVDTRHFACFLGAGAYNHFIPSAVDHILRRGEFYTAYTPYQPEISQGTLQAIFEYQSLICNLTGMQVSNASHYDGATALAEAAILSLNHHRGARHKLVLSPAIHPQYRQVVRTYMQGMQVEVAGDERLPASAEDLPSRIDSNTAMVAVQYPDFFGRIKDFTALGRAAHAAGALLCVVVNPLALGMLRPPSEFDADIVVGDGQPLGIPMSFGGPTLGHFTIKQEFVRKMAGRLVGETVDSRGQRGYVLTLTPREQHIRREKATSNICTNVALMALASAVYLSLMGKQGLRQAAELCYHKAHYAAERLAKVPGFGLWTKGPFFHEFALKCPRPVAEINQALLDFDILGGYDLGQDYPELRDHMLLAVTEMNSRDQIDALVEAMEEVSHA encoded by the coding sequence ATGGCCTACATTCCGCACACGGATGCCGAAAGGAAGGAGATGCTGGCGGCCGTCGGCGTTCGCAGCCTGGATGACCTGTACCAGGCGGTTCCGGCCGACGTCCGCTTTCCTGATCTCGATCTGCCCGACTCAGTCTCGGAGTTGGAGATTACTCAGGAGCTGCAGGAGATGGCGGAGGCCAATGTCGACACGCGGCACTTCGCCTGCTTCCTCGGGGCCGGCGCCTACAACCACTTCATCCCGTCGGCCGTCGATCACATCCTGCGCCGGGGCGAGTTCTACACCGCCTACACACCCTATCAGCCGGAGATTTCGCAGGGTACGCTGCAGGCGATCTTTGAATACCAGAGCCTGATCTGCAACCTGACGGGGATGCAGGTCTCGAATGCCTCGCACTATGACGGCGCCACGGCGTTGGCCGAGGCCGCCATTCTGTCTTTGAACCATCATCGCGGCGCCCGCCACAAGCTCGTCCTGTCTCCGGCGATCCACCCGCAGTACCGCCAGGTGGTGCGGACGTACATGCAGGGCATGCAAGTGGAGGTTGCGGGCGACGAGCGGCTGCCGGCGTCAGCCGAAGACCTGCCGAGCCGGATCGACTCGAACACGGCGATGGTGGCCGTCCAGTACCCGGATTTCTTCGGCCGCATCAAGGACTTCACGGCGCTGGGCCGGGCGGCGCACGCCGCCGGGGCCCTGCTGTGCGTTGTGGTCAACCCGCTGGCGCTGGGCATGCTCCGGCCGCCGTCCGAGTTCGACGCCGATATCGTCGTCGGCGACGGACAGCCGCTGGGCATCCCGATGTCGTTCGGCGGCCCGACGCTGGGTCACTTCACCATCAAGCAGGAGTTCGTGCGCAAGATGGCCGGACGCCTGGTGGGCGAGACCGTCGACAGCCGCGGCCAGCGCGGCTATGTGCTCACCCTGACGCCGCGCGAGCAGCACATCCGGCGGGAGAAGGCGACTTCCAACATCTGCACCAACGTCGCCCTGATGGCCCTGGCCTCGGCGGTGTATCTGTCGCTGATGGGCAAACAAGGGTTGCGCCAGGCGGCTGAGCTGTGCTACCACAAGGCGCACTATGCGGCCGAGCGCCTGGCCAAGGTGCCCGGCTTCGGCCTGTGGACCAAAGGCCCGTTCTTCCACGAGTTCGCCCTGAAGTGCCCGCGCCCGGTGGCGGAGATCAACCAGGCGCTGCTCGATTTCGACATCCTCGGCGGCTACGACCTGGGCCAGGACTACCCTGAGCTGCGCGACCACATGCTGTTGGCGGTCACCGAGATGAACAGCCGAGACCAGATCGATGCCCTGGTCGAGGCCATGGAGGAGGTGTCCCATGCCTGA
- the gcvH gene encoding glycine cleavage system protein GcvH has protein sequence MEFPSDLKYTATDEWIRAEGKKAVLGVTDYAQDQLSDIVFVEILVGPGDTLDKGKAIVTVESVKAAAEVYSPVSGKVGRVNDELAGNPEWINAEPFGKAWMIEFELSDPAELNGLMDASAYQQHCEERSH, from the coding sequence ATGGAATTTCCCAGCGATCTGAAGTACACCGCCACGGATGAGTGGATCCGTGCCGAGGGCAAGAAGGCGGTGCTGGGCGTGACAGACTACGCCCAGGATCAGCTCTCGGATATCGTCTTTGTGGAGATCCTGGTCGGTCCCGGCGACACGCTCGACAAAGGCAAGGCGATCGTCACGGTGGAGTCGGTCAAGGCGGCGGCAGAAGTCTATTCGCCGGTGTCCGGCAAGGTCGGCCGGGTGAACGACGAGCTGGCCGGCAATCCGGAGTGGATCAACGCCGAACCGTTCGGCAAGGCCTGGATGATCGAGTTCGAGCTCAGCGATCCGGCTGAGCTGAACGGACTGATGGACGCCAGTGCCTATCAGCAGCACTGCGAGGAGCGAAGCCACTGA
- a CDS encoding NAD-dependent epimerase/dehydratase family protein, with amino-acid sequence MDSSNAILITGANGEIGHGLIHQLCERNAGRILATDIQPLDTSLASACHEFLQGDINDPALFAALDERGPFSTVFHLASILSTKAERDPELAHRVNVDGTLRLLQMAHDHSQRLGQSVRFLYPSSIAAYGLPDLKAKTAAGQVREDDWLTPATMYGCNKLACEHLGRYFSTYYRRLAPEPPAARIDFRCLRFPGLISAQTVPTGGTSDYGPEMLHHAAQGKAYACFVRPDARLPFMVMPDAIRAMLLLVEAPRARLRRQVYNVTSFSPTADEILQAVRRAFPQAEVTFAPDTNRQGIIDSWPAEVDDSAARKDWGWKAEYDLRRAFEEYLVPAVRQRYA; translated from the coding sequence ATGGACTCCAGCAACGCTATCCTGATCACCGGCGCCAACGGCGAGATCGGTCACGGGTTGATCCATCAGCTGTGCGAACGCAACGCTGGCCGCATCCTGGCCACCGACATCCAACCGCTGGACACGAGCTTGGCCAGCGCCTGCCACGAGTTCTTGCAGGGAGACATCAACGATCCAGCTCTGTTCGCGGCGTTGGACGAACGCGGCCCCTTCTCGACCGTCTTCCACCTGGCCTCGATCCTGTCCACCAAGGCCGAGCGCGACCCTGAGCTGGCCCACCGGGTGAACGTCGACGGAACCCTGCGCCTGCTGCAGATGGCCCACGACCATTCCCAGCGTCTTGGGCAGTCCGTTCGTTTCCTATACCCCAGCTCGATCGCCGCCTATGGCCTCCCCGACCTGAAGGCCAAGACGGCGGCCGGCCAGGTCCGCGAGGACGACTGGCTGACGCCGGCGACCATGTACGGCTGCAACAAGCTGGCCTGTGAGCACCTGGGGCGATACTTCTCGACCTACTATCGCCGCTTGGCGCCTGAGCCACCAGCCGCCCGCATTGATTTCCGTTGCCTGCGATTCCCCGGGTTGATCAGCGCCCAGACGGTTCCCACCGGCGGCACCAGCGATTACGGGCCGGAGATGCTGCACCATGCCGCCCAGGGAAAGGCGTATGCCTGCTTCGTCCGACCCGACGCCCGGCTGCCCTTCATGGTGATGCCGGATGCCATCCGGGCGATGCTACTGCTGGTCGAAGCGCCGCGCGCCCGGCTCAGGCGTCAGGTCTACAACGTGACCTCCTTCAGCCCAACCGCCGACGAGATCCTGCAGGCCGTCCGCCGCGCCTTCCCTCAGGCCGAGGTCACCTTCGCCCCAGACACGAACCGCCAGGGCATCATCGACAGCTGGCCAGCCGAAGTCGACGACAGCGCCGCCCGCAAAGATTGGGGCTGGAAGGCGGAGTACGACCTGCGGCGCGCCTTCGAGGAGTACCTGGTCCCCGCCGTCCGGCAGCGGTACGCCTGA
- the alr gene encoding alanine racemase — MPQTDAYATWAEVDLGAIRANLRQFARREAAVMAVVKANAYGHGAVPVARAALEAGAVWCGVARLGEALELRRAGLDCPILILGPVPLAAVPAAIADNISLTVWHPDQVGVAESAARQIGRPARLHLKVDTGMRRLGASPSEVLALARRVHDADGVELEGIFSHMARAGEADPAPSRRQQALFQEVLAGLSSAGLRPTWCHLANTAAALRWPEMDFDLVRIGLGLYGMQASDELDLGSGLHPALGWKAQVSQVKAVAAGEGIGYGQIYTTGQNEAIATVSVGYGDGFRRWPGARVLIDGRPAEVVGRVSMDQITVRLGSGAEARPGDEVVLIGRQGAAEVSAESLADVWGTINYEVTCGISARVPRLYR; from the coding sequence ATGCCGCAGACGGATGCGTACGCCACCTGGGCGGAAGTGGATCTGGGCGCGATCCGCGCCAACCTGCGCCAATTCGCCCGCCGTGAGGCAGCCGTAATGGCCGTGGTAAAGGCCAACGCCTACGGCCACGGTGCAGTTCCGGTCGCCCGGGCGGCGCTGGAGGCCGGGGCGGTGTGGTGCGGGGTAGCCCGGCTAGGTGAGGCTCTCGAGCTGCGCCGTGCCGGCCTGGACTGCCCAATCCTCATCCTCGGACCAGTCCCCCTGGCTGCGGTTCCGGCTGCCATTGCCGACAACATCTCGCTAACCGTTTGGCACCCCGACCAGGTGGGCGTGGCAGAGTCCGCCGCCCGCCAAATCGGTCGCCCAGCCCGCCTGCACTTGAAGGTCGATACTGGGATGCGCCGGCTGGGCGCATCGCCGTCCGAGGTGCTGGCGCTCGCCCGCCGGGTTCACGACGCCGACGGCGTCGAGCTGGAGGGCATCTTCTCCCACATGGCGCGCGCCGGCGAAGCCGACCCCGCCCCCAGCCGCCGCCAACAAGCACTGTTCCAGGAGGTCCTCGCCGGGCTGTCTTCGGCCGGCTTGCGGCCGACCTGGTGCCATTTGGCGAACACCGCCGCCGCCCTGCGCTGGCCGGAGATGGATTTCGACCTGGTACGCATCGGGCTGGGGCTGTACGGGATGCAGGCTTCAGATGAGTTGGACCTTGGCTCCGGCCTACATCCGGCACTGGGCTGGAAGGCCCAGGTCAGCCAGGTCAAGGCCGTCGCCGCCGGCGAAGGAATCGGCTATGGCCAGATCTATACCACCGGTCAGAACGAGGCCATCGCCACGGTCTCGGTGGGGTACGGTGATGGCTTCCGGCGTTGGCCGGGGGCGCGGGTGCTGATCGACGGCCGCCCGGCCGAGGTCGTCGGGCGCGTTTCGATGGACCAGATCACGGTGCGACTGGGCTCGGGTGCGGAAGCCCGCCCCGGCGACGAGGTCGTGCTGATCGGCCGGCAAGGTGCAGCCGAGGTCAGTGCCGAGTCCCTGGCGGACGTCTGGGGGACGATCAACTACGAAGTCACTTGCGGCATCAGCGCCCGCGTGCCGCGGCTGTACCGCTAG
- a CDS encoding SLC13 family permease → MTTEGWITLLTITVAAILLASERLRPDVLGILVALTLGLTGVISAEEALSGFSQAAVITILSVFILSEGLERTGVTAWLGSRILLLAGAHERRLIGGLTLTSAGLSTFMNSIAAAAILVPPAMGISRKANIRPSRLLMPLAYGALLGGTATLLTTANIIVSTTLGQAGYAPYGLLDFLPVGLPLVIAGTGLLIWLAPRLLRQRDVASEIARVRRAQTELASLYDLETGASAFSVPSHSPVTGQSLGGLGWGRDLGLTVLGILHRGRWKLAPDREVRVQAEDVLLLEGRPTTDFIQRNQLEPYVDPRLLETIATAQVPLVEVVLAPRSELDGKSLREIRFRERYGIQVIGLWRAGAVLQEDLAEQPLHFGDAMLMQGPSEKFDLLRSDENFLILEAEAAGRPGWRAWVAVGIVVASLGCAALGLLPIAIATLTGAMLMVLSGCIQMDAAYRSISWRTIFFIAGMLPLSIALQTTGLADLLGEGLIGLTGGAGSLALATALLLATIGLGLLIGGQTTAVVLAPVAIAVAEIAGVDPRAMAMAVAVGCSLAFLTPLGHPANLLVMGPGGYTVRDYLRLGAPLTAVTALLTLLGLHWAWGL, encoded by the coding sequence ATGACGACCGAAGGTTGGATCACGCTCCTGACCATCACGGTCGCCGCCATCCTGCTGGCCAGCGAGCGGCTGCGCCCGGACGTGCTCGGCATCCTGGTCGCTCTGACGCTCGGGCTGACCGGCGTTATCTCGGCTGAAGAGGCCTTGTCCGGTTTCAGCCAGGCAGCCGTGATCACCATCCTATCGGTCTTCATCCTCTCGGAAGGCCTCGAGCGCACCGGGGTGACGGCCTGGCTGGGCTCCCGCATCCTCCTCCTGGCGGGAGCGCACGAACGGCGCCTGATTGGCGGGCTGACGCTGACGAGCGCCGGCTTGTCGACCTTCATGAACAGCATCGCCGCCGCCGCCATTCTGGTACCTCCGGCGATGGGAATCTCGCGCAAGGCCAACATCCGGCCGTCGCGCTTGCTGATGCCCCTGGCCTACGGAGCCCTTCTCGGCGGAACGGCCACGCTGCTGACCACCGCCAATATCATCGTCAGCACCACCCTCGGTCAGGCCGGGTACGCGCCCTACGGGTTGCTCGACTTCCTGCCGGTCGGCCTGCCGCTGGTGATCGCCGGCACCGGGCTCCTGATCTGGCTCGCCCCGCGCCTGCTGCGCCAGCGCGATGTGGCCAGCGAGATCGCCCGCGTTCGCCGCGCCCAGACCGAACTCGCCAGCCTGTACGACCTGGAGACCGGGGCCTCGGCCTTCAGCGTTCCCTCTCATTCCCCCGTCACCGGCCAATCGCTGGGTGGGCTCGGTTGGGGGCGGGACCTCGGGCTGACCGTCTTGGGCATCCTGCACCGAGGACGCTGGAAGCTGGCACCCGATCGGGAGGTGCGGGTACAGGCCGAAGACGTCTTGCTGCTGGAAGGCCGCCCGACGACGGACTTCATTCAGCGCAACCAGCTGGAGCCCTACGTCGACCCGCGTCTGCTGGAGACGATCGCCACGGCCCAGGTGCCCCTGGTCGAGGTCGTGCTTGCCCCCCGCTCCGAGCTCGACGGCAAGTCGCTGCGGGAGATTCGATTCCGCGAGCGCTACGGGATCCAGGTCATCGGGCTGTGGCGGGCGGGCGCGGTCCTGCAGGAAGACCTGGCCGAACAGCCGCTACACTTCGGCGACGCCATGCTGATGCAGGGCCCCAGCGAGAAGTTCGATTTGCTGCGCAGCGACGAGAATTTCCTGATCCTCGAAGCGGAAGCTGCCGGGCGTCCGGGCTGGAGGGCCTGGGTGGCAGTGGGCATCGTCGTCGCCAGTCTGGGCTGCGCGGCCCTCGGGCTGCTGCCGATCGCCATCGCTACCCTGACCGGCGCCATGCTGATGGTGCTCTCCGGGTGCATCCAGATGGACGCCGCCTACCGCTCGATCTCCTGGCGAACCATCTTCTTCATCGCCGGCATGCTGCCGCTGAGCATCGCTCTGCAGACCACCGGGCTGGCTGATTTGCTGGGGGAGGGATTGATCGGTCTCACCGGCGGCGCCGGCTCACTGGCGCTGGCGACGGCACTCTTGCTTGCCACGATCGGTCTCGGCCTGCTCATCGGCGGCCAGACGACAGCGGTGGTGCTGGCCCCCGTGGCGATCGCCGTGGCCGAGATCGCCGGGGTGGATCCGAGGGCGATGGCCATGGCCGTGGCCGTCGGCTGCTCCCTGGCCTTCCTCACGCCCCTCGGCCACCCGGCCAATCTGCTGGTGATGGGGCCGGGCGGTTACACCGTGCGTGACTACCTTCGCCTGGGCGCCCCGCTGACGGCCGTGACCGCGCTGCTAACGCTGCTCGGACTACATTGGGCCTGGGGATTGTGA
- the tgt gene encoding tRNA guanosine(34) transglycosylase Tgt has product MRLRFEIDKTDGLARAGTLHTAHGPISTPVFAPVGTQATVKALTAPQLEELGASLILANTYHLYLRPGPERVQRLGGLHAFMGWTRPILTDSGGYQVFSLSKTRRIDADGVTFRSHIDGSSHRLTPEGAIAIQEALGADIIMVLDECAPPHDRRYNEQAMARTHAWAERCLSAKHPGDQALFGIVQGGIFPDLRQESARFLASLPFPGIAIGGLSVGETKAEMHAMLEVVIPELPPARPRYLMGVGSPEDLVEAVVRGIDMFDCVLPTRMARNHAALTPLGRLNLHNALFADDPRPIDEACDCYACLHHSRAYLRHLMIAQEMLAATLVSIHNLRTLVRLTEELRHAILQGRLTEVASSFLWTYRKHRAPER; this is encoded by the coding sequence ATGCGCTTGCGTTTCGAGATCGATAAGACCGACGGCCTGGCCCGTGCCGGCACGCTCCATACCGCACATGGTCCGATCTCCACGCCCGTGTTCGCTCCCGTTGGAACCCAGGCCACCGTCAAGGCCCTGACCGCGCCCCAGCTGGAGGAGTTGGGGGCGAGCTTGATCCTGGCCAACACCTACCACCTGTACCTGCGCCCGGGGCCGGAGCGCGTCCAGCGTCTGGGCGGCCTGCACGCCTTCATGGGCTGGACCCGGCCGATCCTGACCGACTCTGGCGGCTATCAGGTCTTCAGCCTGTCGAAGACCCGGCGAATCGACGCTGACGGGGTGACCTTCCGCTCGCACATCGATGGCTCCAGCCATCGGCTGACGCCGGAAGGCGCCATCGCCATCCAGGAGGCGCTGGGGGCGGACATCATCATGGTGCTCGACGAATGTGCCCCTCCACACGACCGCCGCTACAATGAACAGGCCATGGCTCGAACCCACGCCTGGGCGGAGCGTTGCCTGTCCGCCAAACATCCGGGCGACCAGGCCCTGTTCGGCATCGTTCAGGGAGGCATCTTCCCTGATCTGCGCCAGGAGTCGGCGCGCTTCCTGGCCTCCCTCCCGTTTCCCGGGATTGCCATCGGAGGGCTGTCGGTCGGGGAGACCAAGGCCGAGATGCACGCCATGCTGGAGGTCGTCATCCCTGAACTTCCCCCCGCCAGGCCGCGCTACCTGATGGGGGTCGGCTCACCGGAGGACCTGGTCGAAGCCGTGGTGCGCGGCATCGACATGTTCGATTGCGTCCTGCCGACCCGGATGGCGCGCAACCACGCCGCCCTCACGCCCCTGGGCCGGCTCAACTTGCACAACGCCCTGTTCGCCGACGACCCGCGGCCGATCGATGAAGCCTGTGACTGCTACGCCTGCCTGCATCACAGCCGTGCCTACCTGCGCCATCTGATGATCGCCCAGGAGATGCTGGCGGCGACGCTGGTCTCCATCCATAACCTGCGGACGCTCGTCCGGCTGACGGAGGAACTGCGCCACGCTATCCTGCAGGGCCGGCTGACAGAGGTTGCGTCCTCCTTCCTGTGGACCTATCGCAAACACCGAGCACCGGAGCGCTGA